In Planctomycetia bacterium, a genomic segment contains:
- a CDS encoding ParB/RepB/Spo0J family partition protein: protein MAIELVPLSRIEIRSNVRDRLVEDEQIALAESIRQNGIQVPCIGYEDGAFVVPLDGHRRIDAAPRAGLDAVPMCVLDHPPSHGEAARLQLVINCYRADLKPTERGRAYERLMTEFGVTAAELASHANEKSEATISKLVAILVLPKPIQDLIDAGRIPISSGYALATVNNSVEREQLVAGVLDGRLKRDQLVKLIKSRKRDQQPPRRPRQAKRPPRERVTMPLGAGRAITVAGPELSVDTLITWLDQLLNRIKRINAPGVGLKDLATLLRPTQTAERKSD from the coding sequence ATGGCGATCGAATTGGTGCCGCTCAGCCGGATTGAAATTCGCTCGAACGTGCGCGACCGGCTCGTCGAGGATGAGCAAATCGCTCTGGCCGAGAGCATTAGGCAGAATGGAATCCAAGTGCCGTGCATCGGCTATGAAGATGGAGCGTTCGTTGTACCGTTGGACGGGCATCGGCGAATCGACGCAGCGCCACGGGCCGGTTTGGACGCTGTGCCCATGTGCGTCCTCGATCATCCCCCGAGTCATGGGGAAGCCGCAAGACTTCAACTTGTCATTAACTGCTATCGCGCCGACCTCAAGCCCACGGAGCGTGGAAGAGCTTACGAGCGGCTGATGACTGAATTCGGGGTAACTGCTGCTGAATTGGCGTCACACGCCAACGAGAAATCGGAGGCAACGATTTCCAAGCTTGTGGCGATCCTTGTCCTTCCTAAACCGATTCAGGACCTGATCGACGCAGGCCGAATTCCGATCAGCAGCGGCTACGCACTGGCAACAGTGAATAACTCGGTAGAACGGGAGCAGCTTGTCGCCGGTGTCTTAGACGGCCGTCTAAAGCGTGACCAACTCGTCAAGCTAATCAAGTCCCGCAAGCGCGATCAGCAACCGCCACGACGGCCGCGACAAGCGAAGCGCCCGCCGCGAGAGCGCGTAACCATGCCACTGGGCGCGGGCCGCGCAATCACGGTCGCTGGCCCCGAACTGAGCGTGGACACGCTCATCACGTGGCTGGACCAATTGCTCAATCGGATCAAACGCATCAACGCGCCAGGTGTTGGGCTAAAGGACCTAGCCACGTTGCTCAGGCCGACCCAAACGGCGGAACGGAAATCGGATTAG
- the msrB gene encoding peptide-methionine (R)-S-oxide reductase MsrB, translating to MADKVSKSEADWKKELTPEQYQVARCSATEPPFTGKYWDHHGDGVYRCVCCGEPLFDSTTKFNSGTGWPSFFAPKEEDKIAEKEDRAFGMVRTEVQCKKCGAHLGHLFDDGPAPTRMRYCINSASLKFEDRKK from the coding sequence ATGGCCGACAAGGTTTCCAAGAGTGAGGCAGATTGGAAGAAGGAGTTGACGCCGGAACAGTATCAGGTGGCACGGTGCAGTGCGACTGAACCACCGTTCACCGGGAAGTATTGGGATCATCACGGAGACGGCGTGTATCGGTGTGTTTGCTGCGGCGAGCCACTTTTTGACTCGACGACGAAGTTCAACTCCGGGACCGGCTGGCCCAGTTTCTTCGCCCCGAAGGAGGAGGACAAGATTGCCGAAAAGGAGGACCGAGCCTTTGGCATGGTCCGGACTGAGGTGCAATGCAAAAAGTGCGGTGCGCACCTGGGCCACTTGTTCGACGACGGACCTGCTCCGACGCGCATGCGCTATTGCATCAACTCGGCGTCGCTGAAGTTCGAAGATCGCAAGAAATAA
- a CDS encoding tyrosine-type recombinase/integrase, with product MNETSIVLQPVRELTPIEGIEVPVIVADAGANARFAYAEFFGDQIASDYTRRAYRHAVHRFLKWCEAEDLDLARIPPGGVGHYIRTLMTTDSRPASKPTRKLHLAAIRKFFDALVQRHAVALNPASSVRGPVVRNVIGKTPATDPAQARALLHSIDTSGVIGLRDRAILATLMYTACRAGAVSKLRLRDYYTDGRQHYLRFDEKGGVDRQIPCRHDLQGYIEEYIAAAPAGDSDAPLFRTALGRTQQLSDRPFEAKDIHRMVKRRLAAAGLPTILTCHSFRATTATDLLEQGVPLEDVQELLGHADPRTTRLYDRRDRSVTRNVVERISI from the coding sequence TTGAATGAAACTTCCATAGTTCTTCAACCCGTACGCGAGTTGACGCCAATCGAGGGCATCGAAGTCCCAGTCATCGTCGCCGATGCCGGCGCGAACGCACGGTTCGCCTACGCCGAATTCTTCGGCGACCAGATCGCCAGCGATTATACCCGCAGGGCCTACCGCCACGCCGTCCACCGTTTCCTGAAATGGTGCGAGGCCGAAGACCTCGACCTTGCCCGCATCCCGCCCGGCGGCGTCGGTCACTATATCCGCACGCTCATGACGACCGATAGCAGGCCCGCGTCGAAGCCGACGCGCAAACTCCACCTGGCCGCGATCCGGAAGTTCTTCGATGCACTTGTGCAGCGCCACGCCGTCGCGCTCAATCCCGCGTCCTCTGTTCGTGGCCCGGTCGTTAGAAACGTCATCGGAAAAACGCCGGCGACCGACCCCGCCCAGGCCCGCGCTTTGCTTCATTCTATTGATACGTCCGGCGTCATCGGTCTGCGCGACCGGGCGATTCTTGCCACCTTGATGTACACGGCCTGCCGAGCCGGCGCGGTCTCGAAGCTCCGGCTTCGCGACTATTACACCGACGGCCGTCAGCATTATCTTCGATTCGACGAGAAGGGCGGCGTGGATCGGCAGATTCCGTGCCGCCATGACTTGCAAGGCTATATCGAGGAGTATATTGCGGCCGCCCCAGCGGGCGATTCTGACGCGCCGCTCTTTCGCACCGCGCTCGGCCGGACACAGCAGTTAAGCGACCGTCCGTTTGAGGCTAAGGACATCCACCGTATGGTGAAACGGCGACTCGCAGCCGCGGGTTTGCCGACAATCCTCACTTGCCACTCATTCCGGGCGACGACGGCAACGGACTTGCTGGAGCAAGGCGTACCGCTTGAAGACGTGCAGGAA
- a CDS encoding DUF1232 domain-containing protein, whose product MSLPQSKLRSVGMEMSKWALVCGLLLMVPSPVDVLPDVVPGVGWLDDFGYIIGAIGAAKGAMNERKRRAMWEEAEFEETLAAKRGEASPSDSDDDDDQREAA is encoded by the coding sequence ATGTCCCTGCCGCAATCCAAGCTGCGGTCGGTGGGGATGGAAATGTCCAAGTGGGCGCTCGTCTGCGGGCTGTTGCTGATGGTTCCTTCGCCTGTCGATGTGCTGCCGGATGTCGTGCCCGGCGTCGGCTGGCTCGACGATTTCGGCTACATCATCGGTGCGATCGGCGCTGCGAAGGGCGCCATGAACGAGCGCAAGCGACGGGCCATGTGGGAGGAAGCGGAGTTTGAGGAAACCCTGGCCGCGAAGCGCGGCGAAGCGTCCCCGTCTGATTCCGACGACGACGACGATCAAAGGGAGGCGGCGTGA
- a CDS encoding TraM recognition domain-containing protein produces the protein MLNAGFGGLVLTAKSDERALWESYCRETGRLGDLLIVGPDAKLRFNFLDHELNRQGTGAGLTENIVNVFSTVMEIRDRNAGAGGGREDGTFWKQGALKGMRNSVDLVSLATGGVSVPDLVRVVLSAPLSPAQICDRGFQESSLCFQYLKVADQKEKTERQTHDFGVVADYYLLEWPNLAERTRSVIQATFMGWADMLNRGLLRELFCTDTTITPEAVENGKIILIDLPVKEFGEVGQFAQVLFKYCFQRSIERRNVAESPRPVFLWADEAQHFITSYDMQFQTTCRSARVATVNLTQNVSNVYAALGGGDKGRAEADSLFANLNTKIFHANGDPVTNEWAASLIGRARQFLASGNSSYDNDHRWAAAVGLDWLDGGGSTSAGFSETFEYEVQPREFTRLRTGGPANGWIVDGIVFQNGRTFAASGRTWLKTAFRQRP, from the coding sequence ATGCTTAATGCCGGATTCGGCGGCCTCGTGCTGACGGCCAAGTCTGACGAGCGGGCTCTGTGGGAGTCCTATTGCCGCGAAACGGGCCGGCTCGGCGACCTGCTCATCGTCGGGCCGGATGCGAAGCTGCGATTCAACTTTCTGGATCACGAGTTGAATCGGCAGGGAACGGGCGCGGGCCTGACCGAGAACATCGTCAACGTATTCTCGACCGTTATGGAAATCCGCGATCGCAACGCTGGTGCCGGCGGCGGCCGTGAAGACGGCACCTTCTGGAAACAGGGAGCGCTCAAAGGAATGCGCAACTCAGTCGATCTCGTATCGCTTGCTACAGGGGGAGTTTCCGTGCCGGACCTAGTGCGTGTTGTGTTGTCCGCGCCGCTCTCACCAGCGCAGATTTGCGATCGCGGGTTTCAAGAGTCGTCGCTCTGCTTTCAGTACCTAAAAGTGGCGGATCAAAAAGAGAAGACCGAGCGGCAGACTCACGATTTCGGCGTGGTCGCCGACTACTACCTGCTCGAATGGCCCAACCTAGCCGAGCGGACTCGGAGCGTTATTCAGGCGACGTTCATGGGATGGGCCGACATGCTCAATCGGGGCCTGCTGCGCGAGCTATTCTGCACGGATACGACGATAACTCCGGAGGCAGTCGAGAACGGCAAGATCATCCTGATCGACCTGCCAGTGAAGGAGTTCGGAGAAGTCGGTCAGTTCGCGCAAGTACTGTTCAAGTACTGCTTTCAGCGCAGCATCGAACGCCGTAACGTCGCCGAGAGTCCACGCCCCGTCTTCCTGTGGGCCGACGAGGCGCAGCATTTCATCACGTCGTACGACATGCAGTTCCAGACGACGTGCCGCTCCGCGCGCGTTGCTACGGTCAATCTGACGCAGAACGTGAGCAACGTGTACGCAGCGCTCGGCGGGGGCGACAAGGGGCGCGCAGAGGCCGATTCGCTGTTCGCCAATCTGAATACCAAGATCTTTCACGCCAACGGTGACCCGGTGACGAACGAATGGGCCGCCTCGCTCATCGGCCGCGCGCGGCAGTTTCTCGCCAGCGGCAACAGTTCCTACGACAACGATCACCGATGGGCAGCGGCCGTCGGGCTTGATTGGCTGGACGGCGGCGGCTCCACGTCCGCCGGGTTCAGCGAGACATTCGAGTACGAAGTCCAGCCGCGGGAGTTCACGCGGCTTCGCACGGGCGGTCCCGCGAACGGTTGGATTGTGGACGGCATCGTCTTTCAGAACGGCCGCACGTTCGCCGCGTCGGGCCGCACCTGGCTCAAGACGGCATTCAGGCAAAGGCCATAA
- a CDS encoding type II secretion system protein has protein sequence MIELLVVIAIIAFLTLWPPPRMCAGRAKAGFHVD, from the coding sequence TTGATTGAGTTGCTCGTGGTGATCGCCATCATCGCGTTTTTGACGCTGTGGCCGCCTCCGAGGATGTGCGCTGGTCGAGCGAAAGCGGGCTTTCACGTTGATTGA